A region from the Oncorhynchus keta strain PuntledgeMale-10-30-2019 chromosome 5, Oket_V2, whole genome shotgun sequence genome encodes:
- the LOC118365311 gene encoding axin-1-like isoform X1, which produces MDAVNMSVGDKLGGYLVDLGGSFTEDAPRPPVPGEEGELVSSDGRPYSHGFYSFKSLKNEASTATPRRPDLDLGYEPEGSASPTPPYLKWAESLHSLLDDQDGIHLFRTFLKQEECADMLDFWFACTGFRKLEANEGQGGEKKLKLAKAIYKKYILDNNGIVSRQIKPATKSFIKDCVMRLHIDPAMFDQAQTEIQTMMEENTYPLFLKSDIYLEYTRTGGESPKLYSDRSSVSGGGKVLPGYLPTLNEDEEWRCDHELEEQQESDPTPSNRLTQKLLQETASQRVTSTKRFQDSHEYRRVPWREPVNPYYVNTGYAMAPATSANDSEQQSMSSASDVDTLSLTDSSVDGVPPYKYRKQHRREMHESAKANGRVPLPHIPRTNRIPKDIHVEPEKFAADLISRLEAVLREREAQEKLEERLKRVRLEEEGEDADISTSTSFSSHRLPPGAHPQHYNNPRYSDIGYNGLALRPDAHEENPESILDDHVQRVMKTPGCQSPGTGRHSPKSRSPDGFPAGGKVPGPGMPLPTGPGKHPARQGPKGEAASQQYHHKHVHHIHHPAGGKPKEQVEADAATRVNGNFHWGMEQHNYGSKSRNYADGMGPSPIDPMGYSSKGSTLSKRPFKKAEEVRTFEVPVPPEDVERNQKILQWMMEGEAVRNKKSPYGSTTGSKKTPSSHEVSRPSSVERPGAVHPWVSAQLRNNVQPSHPFIQDPTMPPNPAPNPLTQLEEARRRLEEEKKKTGTLQTKQRHKVTKKPACENITVAYYFCGEPIPYRTSAKGRMVMLGQFKELLTKKGSYRYFFKKVSNDFGVVFEEVREDDAVLPVFEDKIIGKVEKID; this is translated from the exons ATGGACGCTGTGAACATGAGCGTGGGCGACAAGTTGGGGGGTTACCTGGTGGATCTGGGGGGCAGCTTCACTGAGGATGCCCCCAGACCCCCGGTCCCTGGGGAGGAAGGAGAGCTGGTGTCCAGCGATGGACGGCCCTACAGCCACGGCTTCTATTCTTTCAAGAGCCTCAAGAACGAGGCCTCCACGGCCACGCCAAGACGACCTGACCTGGACCTGGGCTATGAGCCGGAGGGCAGCGCCTCCCCCACGCCGCCCTACCTTAAGTGGGCAGAGTCCCTGCACTCTCTCCTGGACGATCAGGATGGTATCCACCTGTTCAGGACGTTCCTCAAGCAGGAGGAATGTGCCGACATGTTGGACTTCTGGTTCGCCTGCACTGGCTTCCGGAAGCTCGAAGCCAACGAGGGCCAGGGCGGGGAGAAGAAGCTGAAACTGGCGAAAGCCATTTATAAAAAGTACATCCTGGACAACAATGGAATAGTCTCGAGACAGATCAAACCGGCCACCAAGAGCTTCATCAAGGACTGTGTGATGAGGCTGCACATTGACCCGGCCATGTTTGACCAGGCTCAGACTGAGATTCAAACTATGATGGAGGAGAACACCTACCCGCTGTTCCTCAAGTCAGATATCTATCTGGAATACACCAGGACTGGGGGGGAGAGCCCTAAGCTCTACAGCGACCGGAGCTCTGTCTCTGGGGGTGGGAAGGTTTTACCAGGGTATTTGCCCACGCTGAACGAGGACGAGGAGTGGAGATGTGACCACGAGTTGGAGGAGCAGCAGGAGAGTGATCCCACTCCCAGCAACCGGCTCACTCAGAAGCTGCTTCAGGAGACAGCTTCCCAACGCGTCACCAGCACCAAGAGATTCCAGGACAGTCACGAGTACAG ACGCGTGCCGTGGCGGGAGCCTGTCAACCCGTACTATGTCAACACGGGCTACGCCATGGCCCCTGCCACCAGCGCCAACGACAGCGAGCAGCAGAGCATGTCCAGTGCCAGCGACGTAGACACACTCTCCCTGACCGACAGCAGTGT AGATGGGGTTCCACCATACAAATATCGCAAACAGCATCGACGAGAGATGCACGAAAGTGCCAAAGCAAATGGCCGTGTGCCACTACCTCATATTCCT CGCACCAACCGGATACCAAAGGACATTCACGTGGAGCCGGAGAAGTTTGCGGCGGATCTGATCAGCCGGCTGGAGGCAgtgctgagggagagggaggcccAGGAGAAACTGGAGGAGCGGCTGAAGAGAGTCCGATTG gaggaagagggtgaggatGCAGACATCTCCACATCCACCTCGTTCTCCAGTCACAGACTGCCCCCTGGTGCCCACCCACAGCACTACAACAACCCCCGCTACTCTGACATCGGCTACAATGGCCTGGCACTGCGTCCTGACGCCCACGAGGAGAACCCCGAGAGCATCCTGGACGACCACGTCCAGCGAGTCATGAAGACCCCCGGCTGCCAGTCCCCGGGCACCGGCCGCCACTCTCCCAAGTCCCGTTCACCCGACGGCTTCCCTGCAGGTGGCAAGGTGCCCGGACCTGGGATGCCACTGCCCACAGGCCCGGGCAAACACCCAGCTCGGCAGGGGCCCAAGGGAGAAGCTGCCAGCCAGCAATACCACCACAAACACGTGCACCACATCCACCACCCGGCCGGAGGGAAGCCCAAAGAGCAGGTGGAGGCTGACGCAGCCACGAGGGTCAATGGTAACTTCCACTGGGGGATGGAGCAGCACAACTATGGGTCCAAGTCTCGCAACTATGCTGACGGCATGGGCCCCAGCCCGATTGATCCTAtgggctacag TAGCAAAGGTAGCACGCTATCGAAGCGGCCGTTTAAGAAGGCTGAGGAGGTGCGGACCTTTGAGGTGCCCGTGCCTCCGGAGGACGTGGAGAGGAACCAGAAGATCCTCCAGtggatgatggagggagaggcgGTCCGTAACAAGAAGAGCCCCTACGG GAGCACCACAGGGTCCAAGAAGACCCCGTCGAGCCACGAAGTGTCGCGGCCCAGCTCTGTGGAGCGTCCCGGGGCAGTGCATCCGTGGGTCAGCGCCCAGCTGCGGAACAATGTGCAGCCCTCACACCCCTTCATCCAGGACCCCACCATGCCCCCCAACCCGGCCCCCAATCCCCTCACCCAGCTGGAGGAGGCTaggaggagactggaggaggagaagaagaagacggGGACCTTACAGACCAAACAGAG ACATAAAGTGACGAAGAAGCCCGCGTGTGAGAACATTACGGTGGCCTACTACTTCTGTGGGGAGCCCATCCCGTACAGGACGTCGGCCAAAGGTCGCATGGTCATGCTGGGCCAGTTCAAAGAGCTGCTGACTAAGAAAGGAAGCTACAG GTATTTTTTCAAGAAGGTAAGCAATGACTTTGGGGTGGTGTTCGAAGAGGTACGCGAAGATGACGCCGTCCTGCCCGTCTTTGAGGACAAGATCATTGGGAAAGTGGAAAAGATTGATTGA
- the LOC118365311 gene encoding axin-1-like isoform X2 yields the protein MDAVNMSVGDKLGGYLVDLGGSFTEDAPRPPVPGEEGELVSSDGRPYSHGFYSFKSLKNEASTATPRRPDLDLGYEPEGSASPTPPYLKWAESLHSLLDDQDGIHLFRTFLKQEECADMLDFWFACTGFRKLEANEGQGGEKKLKLAKAIYKKYILDNNGIVSRQIKPATKSFIKDCVMRLHIDPAMFDQAQTEIQTMMEENTYPLFLKSDIYLEYTRTGGESPKLYSDRSSVSGGGKVLPGYLPTLNEDEEWRCDHELEEQQESDPTPSNRLTQKLLQETASQRVTSTKRFQDSHEYRRVPWREPVNPYYVNTGYAMAPATSANDSEQQSMSSASDVDTLSLTDSSVDGVPPYKYRKQHRREMHESAKANGRVPLPHIPRTNRIPKDIHVEPEKFAADLISRLEAVLREREAQEKLEERLKRVRLEEEGEDADISTSTSFSSHRLPPGAHPQHYNNPRYSDIGYNGLALRPDAHEENPESILDDHVQRVMKTPGCQSPGTGRHSPKSRSPDGFPAGGKVPGPGMPLPTGPGKHPARQGPKGEAASQQYHHKHVHHIHHPAGGKPKEQVEADAATRVNGNFHWGMEQHNYGSKSRNYADGMGPSPIDPMGYSKGSTLSKRPFKKAEEVRTFEVPVPPEDVERNQKILQWMMEGEAVRNKKSPYGSTTGSKKTPSSHEVSRPSSVERPGAVHPWVSAQLRNNVQPSHPFIQDPTMPPNPAPNPLTQLEEARRRLEEEKKKTGTLQTKQRHKVTKKPACENITVAYYFCGEPIPYRTSAKGRMVMLGQFKELLTKKGSYRYFFKKVSNDFGVVFEEVREDDAVLPVFEDKIIGKVEKID from the exons ATGGACGCTGTGAACATGAGCGTGGGCGACAAGTTGGGGGGTTACCTGGTGGATCTGGGGGGCAGCTTCACTGAGGATGCCCCCAGACCCCCGGTCCCTGGGGAGGAAGGAGAGCTGGTGTCCAGCGATGGACGGCCCTACAGCCACGGCTTCTATTCTTTCAAGAGCCTCAAGAACGAGGCCTCCACGGCCACGCCAAGACGACCTGACCTGGACCTGGGCTATGAGCCGGAGGGCAGCGCCTCCCCCACGCCGCCCTACCTTAAGTGGGCAGAGTCCCTGCACTCTCTCCTGGACGATCAGGATGGTATCCACCTGTTCAGGACGTTCCTCAAGCAGGAGGAATGTGCCGACATGTTGGACTTCTGGTTCGCCTGCACTGGCTTCCGGAAGCTCGAAGCCAACGAGGGCCAGGGCGGGGAGAAGAAGCTGAAACTGGCGAAAGCCATTTATAAAAAGTACATCCTGGACAACAATGGAATAGTCTCGAGACAGATCAAACCGGCCACCAAGAGCTTCATCAAGGACTGTGTGATGAGGCTGCACATTGACCCGGCCATGTTTGACCAGGCTCAGACTGAGATTCAAACTATGATGGAGGAGAACACCTACCCGCTGTTCCTCAAGTCAGATATCTATCTGGAATACACCAGGACTGGGGGGGAGAGCCCTAAGCTCTACAGCGACCGGAGCTCTGTCTCTGGGGGTGGGAAGGTTTTACCAGGGTATTTGCCCACGCTGAACGAGGACGAGGAGTGGAGATGTGACCACGAGTTGGAGGAGCAGCAGGAGAGTGATCCCACTCCCAGCAACCGGCTCACTCAGAAGCTGCTTCAGGAGACAGCTTCCCAACGCGTCACCAGCACCAAGAGATTCCAGGACAGTCACGAGTACAG ACGCGTGCCGTGGCGGGAGCCTGTCAACCCGTACTATGTCAACACGGGCTACGCCATGGCCCCTGCCACCAGCGCCAACGACAGCGAGCAGCAGAGCATGTCCAGTGCCAGCGACGTAGACACACTCTCCCTGACCGACAGCAGTGT AGATGGGGTTCCACCATACAAATATCGCAAACAGCATCGACGAGAGATGCACGAAAGTGCCAAAGCAAATGGCCGTGTGCCACTACCTCATATTCCT CGCACCAACCGGATACCAAAGGACATTCACGTGGAGCCGGAGAAGTTTGCGGCGGATCTGATCAGCCGGCTGGAGGCAgtgctgagggagagggaggcccAGGAGAAACTGGAGGAGCGGCTGAAGAGAGTCCGATTG gaggaagagggtgaggatGCAGACATCTCCACATCCACCTCGTTCTCCAGTCACAGACTGCCCCCTGGTGCCCACCCACAGCACTACAACAACCCCCGCTACTCTGACATCGGCTACAATGGCCTGGCACTGCGTCCTGACGCCCACGAGGAGAACCCCGAGAGCATCCTGGACGACCACGTCCAGCGAGTCATGAAGACCCCCGGCTGCCAGTCCCCGGGCACCGGCCGCCACTCTCCCAAGTCCCGTTCACCCGACGGCTTCCCTGCAGGTGGCAAGGTGCCCGGACCTGGGATGCCACTGCCCACAGGCCCGGGCAAACACCCAGCTCGGCAGGGGCCCAAGGGAGAAGCTGCCAGCCAGCAATACCACCACAAACACGTGCACCACATCCACCACCCGGCCGGAGGGAAGCCCAAAGAGCAGGTGGAGGCTGACGCAGCCACGAGGGTCAATGGTAACTTCCACTGGGGGATGGAGCAGCACAACTATGGGTCCAAGTCTCGCAACTATGCTGACGGCATGGGCCCCAGCCCGATTGATCCTAtgggctacag CAAAGGTAGCACGCTATCGAAGCGGCCGTTTAAGAAGGCTGAGGAGGTGCGGACCTTTGAGGTGCCCGTGCCTCCGGAGGACGTGGAGAGGAACCAGAAGATCCTCCAGtggatgatggagggagaggcgGTCCGTAACAAGAAGAGCCCCTACGG GAGCACCACAGGGTCCAAGAAGACCCCGTCGAGCCACGAAGTGTCGCGGCCCAGCTCTGTGGAGCGTCCCGGGGCAGTGCATCCGTGGGTCAGCGCCCAGCTGCGGAACAATGTGCAGCCCTCACACCCCTTCATCCAGGACCCCACCATGCCCCCCAACCCGGCCCCCAATCCCCTCACCCAGCTGGAGGAGGCTaggaggagactggaggaggagaagaagaagacggGGACCTTACAGACCAAACAGAG ACATAAAGTGACGAAGAAGCCCGCGTGTGAGAACATTACGGTGGCCTACTACTTCTGTGGGGAGCCCATCCCGTACAGGACGTCGGCCAAAGGTCGCATGGTCATGCTGGGCCAGTTCAAAGAGCTGCTGACTAAGAAAGGAAGCTACAG GTATTTTTTCAAGAAGGTAAGCAATGACTTTGGGGTGGTGTTCGAAGAGGTACGCGAAGATGACGCCGTCCTGCCCGTCTTTGAGGACAAGATCATTGGGAAAGTGGAAAAGATTGATTGA